The following are encoded in a window of Clupea harengus unplaced genomic scaffold, Ch_v2.0.2, whole genome shotgun sequence genomic DNA:
- the LOC122128964 gene encoding serine protease 27-like has product LCVCVQGSVSQLNVCGQAPLNTRIVGGEDAPVGAWPWQASLHNIGRHFCGGSLINKDWVMTAAHCFPSTSTSRLVVYLGRQNQEGNNSNEISRTVSQIIRHPKYNRRTSDNDIALLRLSSSVNFTNFIRPICLAAADSTFNRGTNSWVTGWGTINETGVSLPSPQTLQEVDVPVTGNRNCFCQYNPRGRTITDNMICAGRDEGGKDSCQDDSGGPMVSKQGSVWVQAGVVSFGIGCARAQVPGVYARVSQYQSWINTQITSDQPGFVTFTSTGTDADLSATCTGLPAVITPATTPANTTPAGTHKPILPSFSSALITLEGGEWGDV; this is encoded by the exons ctctgtgtgtgcgtgc AAGGATCCGTCTCACAGCTGaatg TGTGTGGGCAAGCCCCCCTCAACACCCGCATAGTGGGGGGAGAGGACGCCCCTGTGGGGGCGTGGCCATGGCAGGCCAGCCTTCACAACATAGGCCGCCACTTCTGCGGCGGGTCCCTCATCAACAAGGACTGGGTGATGACTGCAGCGCACTGCTTCCCAAG cACCAGCACCTCCAGGCTGGTCGTCTACCTGGGGAGGCAGAATCAGGAGGGCAACAACTCCAACGAGATTTCCAGGACCGTCTCTCAGATCATCAGACATCCCAAGTACAACAGAAGGACCAGTGATAACGACATCGCCCTCCTCCGCCTCTCATCCTCCGTCAACTTCACTAACTTCATCCGCCCCATCTGCTTGGCAGCAGCCGACAGCACCTTCAACCGGGGCACCAACAGCTGGGTGACAGGCTGGGGCACCATCAATGAGACaggag TGTCCCTCCCCTCACCACAGACCCTTCAGGAAGTGGATGTGCCGGTGACGGGGAACAGGAACTGTTTCTGCCAGTACAACCCGAGAGGCAGGACCATCACTGACAACATGATCTGTGCTGGGAGGGACGAGGGGGGCAAGGACTCCTgccag GACGATTCTGGCGGTCCGATGGTGAGTAAGCAGGGTTCTGTGTGGGTCCAGGCGGGTGTTGTGAGCTTCGGCATCGGCTGCGCCCGGGCCCAGGTCCCAGGAGTGTATGCACGCGTCTCTCAGTACCAGAGCTGGATCAACACCCAGATCACCAGCGACCAGCCGGGCTTTGTGACCTTCACCTCCACCGGGACTGATGCAGACCTGAGTGCCACCTGCACCGGCCTGCCTGCTGTCATCACCCCCGCCACCACCCCTGCCAACACCACACCGGCAG gaacacacaAGCCCATTCTCCCGTCTTTTAGCAGCGCGCTAATTACACTAGAGGGCGGTGAATGGGGAGATGTCTGA